In Spinacia oleracea cultivar Varoflay chromosome 5, BTI_SOV_V1, whole genome shotgun sequence, a single window of DNA contains:
- the LOC110795936 gene encoding 60S ribosomal protein L21-1, with translation MPAGHGARARTRDLFARPFRRKGVIPISTYLRTFHIGEYVDIKVNGAIHKGMPHKFYHGRTGRVWNITKRAIGVEVNKQVGNRIIAKRIHARIEHIQSSRCQEELKNRIKKNDELKAAAKARGEIISTKRQPQGPKPGFLVEGQTIETVTPIPYDVTNDLKGGY, from the exons atgcCTGCCGGACATGGAGCAAGGGCAAGAACCAGGGATCTGTTCGCGCGGCCATTCAGGCGAAAGGGTGTGATCCCAATCTCTACTTACCTTCGTACTTTCCATATCGGTGAGTATGTTGATATCAAGGTTAATGGCGCCATTCACAAAGGTATGCCCCACAAGTTCTACCATGGTCGCACTGGCCGTGTCTGGAATATCACCAAGCGTGCTATTGGTGTTGAGGTCAACAAACAG GTGGGAAACAGAATCATCGCCAAGAGGATTCACGCTCGCATTGAGCACATCCAGAGTTCACGATGCCAGGAAGAACTTAAGAACAGGATAAAGAAGAACGATGAACTCAAGGCTGCTGCAAAGGCCAGAGGTGAAATTATCAGCACAAAAAGGCAACCACAAGGTCCCAAGCCAGGGTTTTTGGTCGAGGGCCAGACCATTGAGACTGTTACTCCTATCCCCTATGATGTTACCAACGATCTCAAAGGCGGTTACTAA